Within Meles meles chromosome 19, mMelMel3.1 paternal haplotype, whole genome shotgun sequence, the genomic segment taaaatatttgatttataacATTCAGAAAGtccttcagttttaaaaatgatgatgctCCGAACACCTTCTCCATGACAACTGTCATTAAAGTTATAACCACAAACAATATGTCCATttagattttcttcatatattgtGTATTATACTGTCCTTCATCTTCCATGGATAATTAGATATGTGTGAGTCCCACCTAATGAAGGAGAGATCTCATCTTTGATGAAGCAATAATCAGTCACATAGTTTCAcacatactaaaaataaatgtattctctGAAGCAACTTGAGAGTAAGTATACACTACTAATATTTGCTAGCCATAAGTATCAGATAGCGCcaagtaaaaaaaatattgaagttaATTAGAACTATGCAAAAATCTATCCACTTAATCTTTTGAAGCATAACAGGACAGACATTTTTGTAACAGTTTAACTTTGTTATTACTCCTTATCATGAATATTCTGATGTAATGTCAGAACAGACTGACTGCTGCAGTGCTTTCTACTTGACTTCTGTGACATTTACTGATATCTGATGTTCAGTtacatatatttctaaatatttacatCTTTCAAATTACTTTCTTTTATGCACTCACGGGTGTTTGCCAAagtgtatatttaaaatgaaggtcTTTCCTCATTCATTAAGTTTGTAGGGTCTGAATCTAGTGTCAGTTTTCAGATATTAAGGATTGAATTCCAGTTAAAGGCACTGCAAATTTCTCTATATTTTACAGCTTCTATGCTGTATGAGAACTATGATGTTTAATAAGTTGAGAGTTCCAGCCAGAGGCTTGACACATTCCTTTACCTTTGTAATGTTTCCCCTCAGTATGAACTCTGATGCTGAGTAAGGGTTGAGCAATCCTATAAAAGTTTTACCacattctttaaatttctaaGGTTTTTTTCTCCAATATTAATTCTCTGATGTTCAATAAAGCTTGACTTCTGATTAAAGGGCTTGCCAAATTCATTATGTTTGCAAAACCTTCTCCAGTATACATTCTCTGATCAAGTTAGACTTTAGCATTGCTTAAAGACCTTGACACGTTCTTTATTTTGGTTAGGATTCCTTcaagtatgaattctgtgatgtctAGTCAGGTGTGAGTGCTGGATAAAGGTGTCACCACATTCTTTACAtatgtaaggtttctctccactATGAATTCTGTGATGCCGAGTCAGGTGTGAGTGCCGGTTAAAGGCCTGGCCACATTCTTTACATatataaggtttctctccagtatgaattctgtgatgttcaGTAAGCTTTGATTGCTGGTTAAAGGCCTTACCACATTCTTTACAtatgtaaggtttctctccactatgaattctgtgatgtcgaGTGAGGTGTGAGTGCCGGTTAAAGGCCTGACCACATTCTTTACACacgtaaggtttctctccagtatgaattctgagATGTTCGGTAAGCTTTGAGTGCTGGTTAAAGGCCTGGCCACATTCTTTACAtatgtaaggtttctctccactatgaattctgtgatgtcgaGTAAGGTTAGAGTGCTGGTTAAAGGACTGACCACATTCTTTACATATGTAAGGTTTTTCACCACtgtgaattctgtgatgttgagTAAGGCTTGAGTGATGGTTAAAGGCCTGGCCACATTCTttacattggtaaggtttctctccagtatgaattctgtgatgctgAATAAGGTTTGAGTGCtggttaaaggccttgccacattcttcacattggtaaggtttctctccagtatgaattctttgATGTCGAGTAAGCATTGAGTGCTGGTTAAAGGCCTTTCCACATTCTtcacattggtaaggtttctctccaggaTTAATTCTCTCATGTTGATTAAGGTGTGAACTGTGGATAAAGACCTTGCTACATTCTtcacatttgtaaggtttctctccagtacgCATTGGCTGATGTTGAGATACTGTTGAGTGCCAGTCAAAGGCTTTACCACATTCCTCACAAATGTAAGTTTTCTGTCCAGTAGTGACTGTGTTATGTATGTTTAGTCCTGATGATTGGCTCAACATGTTTCCTGTTTTATTACATCtgtgtaaatttttttccatgtgaacTCTCTGATAATCACCAACACTGGAGGACTGGTTAAcagatttcccacattcattgtATTTACAAAGATTCTCTCCCATAGGGATATTCTTATGTATAATCAGGTTAGAGCTTTGGTAAAAGACTTCCACACATTTATCACATTCATAATGATTCTCTGGAAAATGAGTCCTCACATGTTTATTAACATTTGAACCCTCGTTAAATTTGTTCTCAGATTCACCACACTGAGCAATTCTATTTTCATTGAAAATGTTCTGGTCATCTTGTAGTGTTGACTCCTCAGTGAAGGACCTCTCCAATGGATCCCACTGAGcactttgttcttcatttttaaatctctgattttcagaaatatttgacTCAGTCAATCCAATCCTACTTTCAAAATggttcaaataattattttcagcaTGGACTAAGCAACTTTTcagattttccaaattttcattcTCCAGATATGTATGTTTGACCATTTGATTTGAGCCCTTGCTTATAGAAAGACACTGCTTTGCAGAAGTAGCAGACTTAAGAAGgtatgttttccaaagtgttttatATCCTTCACCATTTTGGGCAGTCAGATTCATATTATGGACTGTAGTCTCAGTTTGGTTATATCCTTCATGATATCTTTGATGCTCTTCACTTTCCCCATCATTTTTCCAGTCTATCATTAAGTGTAAATTCTCAAGGGCACTATGTTTATATCTACCCACTGTCACGTTTTGGAAAGAAGCTTCTATGCACAGCTTTGACAGGAAACTCTGGGTGCCATGTGAAGATACAGCTGAAAGATATCGaataagagaaaagtaaaatcattCCACTTACTATTCTCAGATGAATATAATGAAAGCTTCTAATATGCAAAATTAAAATCAATCATAGAACTTCAGCAATATGGCTGAGAAAGAATCATCAGGACTTCATTCCTCCAAGGAGACATAAACCTGCAGACAATGTACAGACCACAGAGGCTATCACACAGTTCCAAAGTATAATGCTGAagcacagatcatgatcctgTGTCTCAAAAAACCAGGAAAAGTGCCACTGACCCCAaaattagcagaaggaaggaaatttaaacttaaaatagaaatcaaCAAAAGAGGAGATAGCACAAACAGGAAAACATCAACAATAGGAAGATTGCATTTtcagaaaagatcaacaaaatcgatatacttttaattaaataaagaatggaagagaaaatactaAGTAAAATCAGAAGTGAAGAAGTGAAAGCAGGCACAATATAACTGATAccctagaaataaaaacaatataagaGGTGATGATGGATAATTATATGACCACAAATAGGGATCAAAAAAACTCGTGTAAATTCAAAACGTATATAACATACCTGACTCCATTATggagaaataatttgaaaaaataaaaatatcaaatcatctACTATTAAGTAGACTGAAAAAGCAATAATAATTCAAAaccctcccaacaaagaaaagtgcTGTACCAGATAAATTCACTGGAcaattcaaacatttaaagagaaagTACTTTAAATCTCCTCCAACATTTCCAAGAGTGAAGCGAAAGGAAACTATCAAGCAATCTCTGTGACACCAGCTTTACCAGGTTATCAAGGCCAAGGAAGACACCATGAACAGAGAAGACCGGAAACTACTACCTGTGAGGAGTAGTTATTCTAAGTccacaataaaataaagcaaactgAATCAAAAGCACATTTCACTATTTTACAACATAATCAACTGAGAATTCCTCCTGAAGTTCAGGGTCCTTTTAACATTtggaaatttataaatttaagagTCTGCATTAACAGAACGAAGGCCAAACATGACATGTTCGTATTAACTGATGCAGAACATGAGTGTGAGCATATCGGACAGTTTCACGATTAAAATCACTCAAGAGCAGGAACAGAAGGAAACCACCTCAGTATAACACAGGCCATATAGGTGCTAAAAGTGAAACCTAACACATTCAATAGTAAAAGACTGAATGCTTCTCCTGTATGACCAGAAACGAGGTAATGGAGTGACGTCAGCACttccattcaacatagtactggataTTCCAGTCAGAagaatcaggcaagaaaaaaatacatcaaaggaatccaattaaaaaaaaaaaaagaaaactaactgttcacagatgacatgatctggAAAAAACCCTAAGGAATGCCTATTTTTATTTGTATGCGATTTTACTGTTTGGTCatcacttgtatttatttttactaattttccACACTAGCCtttcaaatttcaattttttaatgctACAAATGcctgattaaagaaaaaaaagggttcAAATAAACAAAGTAACGTTACAttacaaggaaagagaaaaagaagaaacataaacATCAAATTtagtagaggaaggaaataacaatgaaaaatcaAACATAAATAAAGCAGATCAGAAtaaaaagtaatataacactgAAAGTCTCTTTCAAAATTCCAATGCCCTTTTTTTTGGCAGATCAAAACCCCTCTTAACATTCATGTGGCTGTCACAGGATAACATCCCCAGAATAATTTTCAAACTGAAGAGTACATTGGAGGCACTACACTCTCTGATTTAAAACATAGTACAAAGCTATAGTTATCACAATAATGCACCACAGACATAGATACAGGGATAGCTGACAAAAATGTAGAGACGAGCTACACCTGTCCTTATCCAATGTTAATGTGAAGTGAAGATCCTGTCAAAACTTATATTCTGATTTGGATTTCTAGGTGGGATCTGAGTTTCCACATTTCTCACAAGCTTGTAAGTGATGCCAATATCTTAGTTCACGTGCCACacttttatatttcaaaaataaaaaggatgactTTGAACGTAAAGAATATTGTGGAAATTACAACTTCTAATaccaagaacaaaacaacaatTCTTCCTGAACATTTACTACTCACTACATCACATGGTAACTTGTTTTCATAAATTAACCCACGAATCCACACTAACCTAATGAGAACAGTAGAGTTGTTCTTCACCTTTCAAAAAATACTGTGGCAAAACTTCAGTAATAGTACATCCTGAGTTTTACCCCAGATTGTCTGAAACTGAATTGCTCCGAGACCACTAGACAGAAGCATCCCTAAAAGAAGGCTCACAGCAGGTTTCAAAGTgacagtgggaatgcaaacatgACTAAACCACAGAACAGATCAACTAAAACAGGTAAGTAAggataaaacataaaagaaaaaattataggggtgcctgggtggctcagtgggttaaagcctctgccttcagctcaggtcatgatcccagagtcctgtgatcaaatcccacactgggctctctgctcagcggggagcctgcttccccctctccctctgcctgcctctctgcctacttgtgatctctctctctctctgtcaaataaataaatgaaatctttaaaaaattacaaattcaaaaaaaattacaaattcaataaaaaaagaataaaaatgatagaCTAGagggtttttgctgttgttgttgttgttgttttaattgtcactgaaacagaaaagctggggcgcctgagtggcttagtcattaagcatctgccttcggatggggtctgcctttggctgggggcctgcatcaggctccctgctcagtgggaagcctgtttctccctgtcctacttcccctgtttgtgttccctctcttttttttttttttttaaagattttatttatttgacagagagagaggcaggcagagagggggaagcaggtgccctgctgaggagagagtccaatgtggggctcgatcccaggaccccgagatcatgacctgagccgaaggcagaggcttaacccactgagccacccaggcaccccctgtgttccctctcttgctatgaaataaataaataaaatctttaaaaaacaaaaaaagaaagaaactgagaaatgctttcagtgataaaaattttgaatatatttgtgGATGAAGGTTTCTGTGTCTTGTGAAAACACCACAGAGACAAACACACAAGAATAGGAGTAAAATTACTATCATTTTTGAGTCTTGTATAGCATTCAAAGTATCTGTGTCATGTAGCTTTTGTGCGGAGttgtattttacaattttaaggCAGTGGAATATTCAGgatgtatgttttctttctctagagCAACAGAGAAGTGATAAGAAATGCTATGTCTGCGACTTGAGTGTgcaataaaatggaaatacacaGGGCCAAGCTGTTGTTTATTTATAATCTCTACTTCAAACCACGGTATCTTCAGCCAACACAGGAGAAAGCCTTCACTTTCAAAGCAGACTACAAAGCAAAACAGAGAAGGGAGTTTCCCTGATTAAGTAAGATGACTTATGCACATCTTTCAGTAAATTCTCCCAAAGCCCataataataaatgagaaaaattattaaCCTTCAAGTGGAGGGATCCGGCAGAGAACACAGAGGAAATGATGCATAAGAATCTGTAATGGGTCACACTGGTGACAGTGCCTAACGGTCTTCAAAGGACACATagtgcacgttttgcatggagcactgggtgttgtgcaaaaacaatgaatactgttacgctgaaaaaataaataaaatggaaaaaaaaaaaaaagaacacatagtAACTACTGGGAAATAAACGTCCAGGATAGCAAGTACAACATAAGCTAAATGCACACATGAAAGTTCCCCTTTTATTCAAATATCAAGCCAAATATACCGCCTGTAATAGTGTATATAAGCTCTGTCCTTCATGTGTGATCATGGGCTTTCACAGGCTCCTCCTGGCATTCTAATCAGCTGAATCACAAAGACTTGGTCCAGAGACCCAGACATGGGAGGCCAACCGATGTGTGAGAATCATGGCCCTCTCACCTCCAGCAGGTACCCTGCCCTCACTTCATGATGTCCTCCAGGGTCCCCGAAACACTGCGGGCTTTCTCCGCTGCAACACAGATGGACTGGGAGTTCAGAGTCCAGTCCCAGTCCTCATACTGAATGATGTCCTGTCCAATTTCTGTCTCTCAAGAATAATGTTCTAGTCTTTCCTGAGAGTGCCCATAGCACATACGTACCTCTGTGTATAAACGTCCCTGATCTAGTCAAGTGGACGGGGAACAAAGTTCATTTAATGCCAGGGCTGAATCTATGGCTCCCTTAGCTCATTTATCTCTAAGGTTTAACcaaagaatgacaaaaattaattccTTTCTAGGTGgtggaaaaatagaagaaagaggcACACCTCACATGGGAACCAGGAGACTAAATCAAGGATGCGTGGAATCCAGCTTAAGTTCAGTCAAAGGCACcaagtgtgtttttaaaaaccaaaccaaaccaaaaactaTTTCTATATTCTGAAGCACACCGTTGCATCCTGGCAGTCAGACTTTGAGAATATAGGCTCCAGACAAAATTGCAGGCCTGCATGACAGAAGATGAGCAATATAAAGGGTTCCTAAACACAGGGAAGAGGCTAACACAGGCGAACCTGGAGtccttccctcccttcacttTTCATTCGAGCCAACTTCACCCCTGCATTGTGGTCTTCATCAACCACCCTTCTCTGggtctctttatttcttcttcacgCTCCCATGCCAGAAGCATTTATGCAAACAGCTCCCACACAGACAACTCACACAGGTGCAATCTGGGTACAATGCTGATTTCTTAGCTTGGACCCCACAGAtggcacagatttttaaa encodes:
- the LOC123931292 gene encoding zinc finger protein 345-like, translated to MKRKKRVATHPAVSSHGTQSFLSKLCIEASFQNVTVGRYKHSALENLHLMIDWKNDGESEEHQRYHEGYNQTETTVHNMNLTAQNGEGYKTLWKTYLLKSATSAKQCLSISKGSNQMVKHTYLENENLENLKSCLVHAENNYLNHFESRIGLTESNISENQRFKNEEQSAQWDPLERSFTEESTLQDDQNIFNENRIAQCGESENKFNEGSNVNKHVRTHFPENHYECDKCVEVFYQSSNLIIHKNIPMGENLCKYNECGKSVNQSSSVGDYQRVHMEKNLHRCNKTGNMLSQSSGLNIHNTVTTGQKTYICEECGKAFDWHSTVSQHQPMRTGEKPYKCEECSKVFIHSSHLNQHERINPGEKPYQCEECGKAFNQHSMLTRHQRIHTGEKPYQCEECGKAFNQHSNLIQHHRIHTGEKPYQCKECGQAFNHHSSLTQHHRIHSGEKPYICKECGQSFNQHSNLTRHHRIHSGEKPYICKECGQAFNQHSKLTEHLRIHTGEKPYVCKECGQAFNRHSHLTRHHRIHSGEKPYICKECGKAFNQQSKLTEHHRIHTGEKPYICKECGQAFNRHSHLTRHHRIHSGEKPYICKECGDTFIQHSHLTRHHRIHT